A single window of Streptomyces sp. NBC_00464 DNA harbors:
- a CDS encoding TerD family protein, with protein MARGRAIGLQRVGGQVPAAVRIGFGWQAASRRGLFGSRTREIDLDASAVLFAGRQPVDVVFFRHLASDDGSVRHTGDHLGGAGAGGDEESILVDLHRVPVHIDQIVFTVNSFTGRTFQEVQSAFCRIVDETDGQELARCTLNGGGQYTAQIMAKVHRSGSGWQMTAIGTPADGRTFQDLMPAILPHL; from the coding sequence TTGGCCAGGGGCCGGGCCATCGGCCTGCAGAGGGTGGGCGGTCAGGTACCGGCCGCGGTACGGATCGGGTTCGGCTGGCAGGCGGCTTCGCGCCGCGGTCTGTTCGGCTCGCGCACCAGGGAGATCGATCTGGACGCCTCTGCGGTCCTGTTCGCCGGTAGGCAGCCGGTCGACGTCGTCTTCTTCCGGCATCTCGCCAGCGATGACGGTTCGGTCAGGCACACCGGGGACCACCTCGGCGGTGCCGGCGCGGGCGGCGACGAGGAGTCGATCCTGGTCGACCTCCACCGGGTGCCGGTGCACATCGACCAGATCGTCTTCACGGTGAACTCCTTCACCGGCCGGACGTTCCAGGAGGTGCAGAGCGCCTTCTGCCGCATCGTGGACGAGACCGACGGCCAGGAGCTTGCCCGCTGCACGCTGAACGGCGGCGGGCAGTACACCGCCCAGATCATGGCGAAGGTGCACCGTTCGGGGAGCGGGTGGCAGATGACCGCCATCGGAACCCCGGCCGACGGCCGCACCTTCCAGGACCTCATGCCGGCGATCCTGCCGCACCTGTAG
- the uvrB gene encoding excinuclease ABC subunit UvrB has translation MRPVSKIERSVAPFEVVSPYQPSGDQPAAIAELERRVRAGEKDVVLLGATGTGKSATTAWMIEKLQRPTLVMAPNKTLAAQLANEFRELLPNNAVEYFVSYYDYYQPEAYVPQSDTYIEKDSSINEEVERLRHSATNSLLTRRDVVVVASVSCIYGLGTPQEYVDRMVQLKVGDEIDRDQLLRRFVEIQYNRNDLAFTRGSFRVRGDTIEIFPVYEELAVRIEMFGDEIEALSTLHPLTGEVISEDQSLHVFPASHYVAGPERMEKAVSGIEQELEQRLAELDKQGKMLEAQRLRMRTTYDIEMLRQIGTCSGVENYSMHFDGRSPGTAPNTLLDYFPEDFLLVLDESHVTVPQIGAMYEGDASRKRTLVDHGFRLPSALDNRPLKWEEFLGRINQTVYLSATPGKYELSRGDGFVEQIIRPTGLVDPEIVVKPTEGQIDDLVHEIRKRTEKDERVLVTTLTKKMSEDLTDYFLELGIQVRYLHSDVDTLRRIELLRELRSGEYDVLVGINLLREGLDLPEVSLVAILDADKQGFLRSATSLIQTVGRAARNVSGQVHMYADKITPAMAQAIDETNRRREKQIAYNTERGLDPQPLRKKINDIVATIAREEVDTEQLLGTGYRQAKGAKAPVPTLGIKAGAAKGKAGEGKAAVTDRPATELAGIIEEMTDRMRAAAADLQFEVAARLRDEVGELKKELRQMREAGLA, from the coding sequence ATGCGGCCCGTTTCGAAGATCGAACGTTCGGTGGCGCCTTTCGAGGTCGTCAGTCCCTACCAGCCCAGTGGCGACCAGCCGGCGGCCATCGCCGAGCTGGAGCGGCGCGTCCGGGCAGGTGAGAAGGACGTCGTGCTCCTCGGCGCGACCGGCACCGGTAAGTCGGCGACCACCGCCTGGATGATCGAGAAGCTGCAGCGCCCCACCCTGGTGATGGCGCCGAACAAGACCCTCGCCGCCCAGCTGGCCAACGAGTTCCGCGAGCTCCTGCCGAACAACGCCGTCGAGTACTTCGTCTCGTACTACGACTACTACCAGCCCGAGGCGTACGTCCCGCAGTCGGACACCTACATCGAGAAGGACTCCTCGATCAACGAGGAGGTCGAGCGGCTGCGCCACTCCGCCACGAATTCGCTGCTCACCCGGAGAGACGTCGTCGTGGTCGCCTCCGTGTCCTGCATCTACGGCCTCGGTACCCCGCAGGAGTACGTGGACCGGATGGTCCAGCTCAAGGTGGGCGACGAGATCGACCGCGACCAGCTGCTGCGCCGCTTCGTCGAGATCCAGTACAACCGCAACGACCTGGCGTTCACCCGTGGCAGCTTCCGGGTGCGCGGCGACACCATCGAGATCTTCCCGGTCTACGAGGAGCTCGCCGTCCGCATCGAGATGTTCGGTGACGAGATCGAGGCGCTCTCCACCCTCCACCCGCTCACCGGCGAGGTCATCAGCGAGGACCAGTCTCTGCACGTCTTCCCCGCGAGCCACTACGTGGCAGGCCCGGAGCGCATGGAGAAAGCCGTCAGCGGCATCGAGCAGGAGCTGGAGCAGCGTCTGGCCGAGCTGGACAAGCAGGGCAAGATGCTGGAGGCCCAGCGGCTGCGGATGCGCACCACGTACGACATCGAGATGCTGCGCCAGATCGGTACGTGCTCCGGTGTCGAGAACTACTCGATGCACTTCGACGGCCGTTCCCCCGGTACCGCGCCCAACACCCTTCTCGACTACTTCCCCGAGGACTTCCTCCTCGTCCTCGACGAGTCGCACGTCACCGTGCCGCAGATCGGCGCGATGTACGAGGGCGACGCCTCCCGGAAGCGGACCCTCGTCGACCACGGTTTCCGGCTGCCCTCCGCGCTGGACAACCGCCCGCTGAAGTGGGAGGAGTTCCTCGGCCGGATCAACCAGACGGTCTACCTCTCCGCCACCCCGGGCAAGTACGAACTCTCCCGGGGCGACGGCTTCGTGGAGCAGATCATCCGGCCCACCGGCCTCGTCGACCCGGAGATCGTCGTCAAGCCCACCGAGGGCCAGATCGACGACCTGGTGCACGAGATCCGCAAGCGCACCGAGAAGGACGAGCGGGTCCTGGTCACCACCCTCACCAAGAAGATGTCGGAGGACCTCACCGACTACTTCCTGGAGCTGGGCATCCAGGTCCGCTATCTGCACAGCGACGTCGACACCCTGCGCCGTATCGAGCTGCTGCGGGAGCTGCGCTCGGGCGAGTACGACGTCCTGGTCGGGATCAACCTGCTGCGCGAGGGCCTCGACCTGCCCGAGGTTTCGCTCGTGGCGATCCTCGACGCCGACAAACAGGGCTTCCTGCGCTCGGCCACCTCGCTGATCCAGACCGTCGGACGCGCGGCTCGTAACGTGTCGGGTCAGGTCCACATGTACGCGGACAAGATCACCCCGGCCATGGCGCAGGCCATCGACGAGACCAACCGCCGCCGCGAGAAGCAGATCGCGTACAACACCGAGCGCGGACTCGACCCGCAGCCGCTGCGCAAGAAGATCAACGACATCGTCGCGACGATCGCCCGCGAGGAGGTCGACACCGAGCAGCTGCTCGGCACCGGTTACCGCCAGGCGAAGGGTGCGAAGGCACCCGTGCCGACGCTGGGCATCAAGGCCGGTGCCGCCAAGGGGAAGGCCGGCGAGGGCAAGGCGGCGGTCACGGACCGCCCGGCCACCGAGCTTGCCGGGATCATCGAGGAGATGACCGACCGGATGCGCGCGGCCGCCGCGGACCTGCAGTTCGAGGTGGCCGCCCGACTGCGTGACGAGGTGGGGGAGCTGAAGAAGGAGTTGCGCCAGATGCGGGAGGCGGGTCTGGCCTGA
- a CDS encoding MBL fold metallo-hydrolase, translating into MTYSGTVKVGGRADVHELTDLMISKVAVGPMNNNAYLLRCRATGEQLLIDAANEAGTLLQLIGDDSIASVVTTHRHGDHWQALDEVVAATGARTYAGRFDAEGIPVPTDVLVEDGDTIRVGQVALTARHLTGHTPGSIALVYDDPHGAPHLFTGDCLFPGGLGNTFKDPEAFASLLHDVETRLFDPLPDETWVYPGHGHDTTLGDERPHLPEWRARGW; encoded by the coding sequence ATGACGTACAGCGGAACGGTCAAGGTCGGCGGGCGTGCGGACGTACACGAGTTGACGGATCTGATGATCTCCAAGGTCGCCGTCGGCCCGATGAACAACAACGCCTATCTGCTGCGCTGCCGGGCCACCGGCGAGCAGCTCCTGATCGACGCGGCCAACGAGGCCGGGACCCTGCTGCAGCTGATCGGTGACGACTCGATCGCCTCGGTCGTCACCACACACCGGCACGGAGACCACTGGCAGGCGCTGGACGAGGTGGTGGCGGCCACCGGGGCGCGTACGTACGCCGGGCGGTTCGACGCCGAGGGGATCCCGGTCCCGACGGATGTGCTCGTCGAGGACGGCGACACGATCCGGGTCGGGCAGGTCGCACTGACCGCCCGCCATCTGACCGGCCACACCCCGGGCTCGATCGCGCTCGTCTACGACGACCCGCACGGCGCTCCGCACCTGTTCACCGGGGACTGCCTCTTCCCGGGCGGGCTCGGCAACACGTTCAAGGACCCCGAGGCGTTCGCGAGCCTGCTGCACGACGTGGAGACCAGGCTCTTCGATCCGCTGCCCGACGAGACCTGGGTCTACCCGGGCCATGGACACGACACCACTCTGGGCGACGAGCGTCCGCACCTGCCGGAGTGGCGCGCCCGGGGCTGGTGA
- a CDS encoding TerC family protein, giving the protein MDVSWTLWALTILGLSALIAVDFFIGRKPHDVSTKEAGIWTIVWIALAALFGLGLLVFGESQASGEFFAGFITEKSLSVDNLFVFVLIMAKFSVPSHLQQRVLLVGVLIALVLRAIFIAAGAAVIANFSWVFYIFGAFLIYTAWKLIQEARADEEEEEFEENRLLKNIERRFGVADRYHGTKLFIRNNGKRVLTPLMVVMLAIGTTDVLFALDSIPAIFGLTQDPYIVFTANAFALMGLRQLYFLIGGLLKKLVHLSYGLSVILGFIGIKLVLHALHESGVNVPEISIPVSLGVICGVLVITTITSLIANKKTADAEAAAQAGKTEDSAEKGADIDA; this is encoded by the coding sequence GTGGACGTTTCATGGACCCTCTGGGCGCTGACCATTCTTGGTCTGAGCGCCCTCATCGCCGTCGACTTCTTCATCGGGCGCAAGCCCCATGACGTGTCGACCAAGGAAGCCGGAATCTGGACGATCGTCTGGATCGCTCTGGCCGCACTCTTCGGACTCGGCCTGCTCGTGTTCGGTGAGAGCCAGGCCTCGGGTGAGTTCTTCGCCGGCTTCATCACCGAGAAATCACTGAGCGTCGACAATCTCTTCGTCTTCGTGCTGATCATGGCGAAGTTCTCGGTTCCCTCCCACCTCCAGCAGCGGGTGCTGCTCGTCGGCGTGCTGATCGCGCTGGTGCTGAGGGCGATCTTCATCGCCGCCGGTGCCGCGGTCATCGCCAACTTCTCGTGGGTCTTCTACATCTTCGGCGCGTTCCTGATCTACACCGCCTGGAAGCTGATCCAGGAGGCACGGGCCGACGAGGAGGAAGAGGAGTTCGAGGAGAACCGCCTCCTCAAGAACATCGAGCGTCGCTTCGGAGTCGCCGACCGCTACCACGGCACCAAGCTCTTCATCCGCAACAACGGCAAGCGCGTCCTGACGCCCCTGATGGTCGTCATGCTCGCCATCGGCACCACCGATGTGCTGTTCGCGCTGGACTCCATCCCCGCGATCTTCGGCCTGACCCAGGACCCGTACATCGTGTTCACCGCCAACGCCTTCGCGCTGATGGGGCTGCGACAGCTGTACTTCCTGATCGGCGGCCTGCTCAAGAAGCTGGTCCACCTCAGCTACGGGCTCTCGGTGATCCTCGGCTTCATCGGCATCAAGCTGGTGCTGCACGCCCTGCACGAGTCCGGGGTGAACGTCCCCGAGATCTCCATCCCGGTCTCGCTCGGCGTCATCTGCGGCGTGCTGGTGATCACCACGATCACCAGTCTGATCGCCAACAAGAAGACGGCCGATGCCGAGGCCGCGGCGCAGGCCGGGAAGACCGAGGACTCCGCGGAGAAGGGCGCCGACATCGACGCCTGA
- a CDS encoding MHYT domain-containing protein — MQGTIDGFGYGAVTPVAAFLMACLGAALGLRCTTRSLRTERSFKAGWLALGATSIGSGIWTMHFIAMVGFTVEEVPIGYDKPITFASLAVAIVMVGIGIFLVGYRGATRMALVTGGTITGLGVASMHYLGMAGMRLDGQFEYDTITVSLSVVIAVVASTAALWAAVSIHGFLPSLGASVVMGVAVSGMHYTGMAALRVHLHPAALTGTSPGTGDSATALLVPMLIGPACFLVLAAVVVMFDPLVVMGTPDWNDPAVIRGARTPGIPAQRQVPRFGTHADPASFHSQPQDW; from the coding sequence ATGCAGGGCACAATCGACGGTTTCGGCTATGGGGCGGTCACCCCCGTGGCCGCCTTCCTCATGGCGTGTCTCGGCGCTGCCCTGGGTCTGCGATGCACCACCCGGTCGCTGCGCACCGAGCGTTCCTTCAAGGCCGGCTGGCTGGCTCTGGGCGCGACCTCCATAGGCTCCGGCATCTGGACGATGCACTTCATCGCGATGGTGGGTTTCACCGTCGAGGAGGTGCCGATCGGCTACGACAAGCCGATCACCTTCGCCAGCCTCGCCGTCGCGATCGTCATGGTCGGTATCGGGATCTTCCTGGTCGGGTACCGCGGCGCCACCCGCATGGCACTGGTGACGGGAGGAACGATCACCGGACTCGGCGTGGCCTCCATGCACTACCTCGGCATGGCCGGTATGCGACTTGATGGGCAGTTCGAGTACGACACGATCACCGTGTCACTCTCCGTCGTCATCGCCGTGGTGGCCTCGACCGCCGCGCTCTGGGCCGCCGTCTCCATCCACGGCTTCCTGCCCAGCCTCGGTGCCAGCGTGGTGATGGGTGTCGCGGTGAGCGGCATGCACTACACCGGCATGGCGGCCCTCAGGGTCCATCTCCACCCGGCCGCCCTCACCGGAACCTCCCCGGGCACGGGCGACAGCGCGACCGCGCTGCTCGTTCCCATGCTGATCGGCCCCGCCTGCTTCCTGGTGCTCGCCGCGGTCGTCGTCATGTTCGACCCCCTGGTGGTCATGGGTACCCCGGACTGGAACGACCCCGCAGTCATCCGTGGGGCCAGGACCCCCGGGATTCCGGCCCAGCGCCAGGTGCCCCGGTTCGGTACGCACGCCGACCCGGCATCGTTCCACTCGCAGCCCCAGGACTGGTGA
- a CDS encoding TerD family protein, with protein MTAELVRGQNHALPQTRLEIRVSAGAPVVAGATLGDERGTVHGVEWIAHPGSPQLPGLEVSRQAAAEHRLAVDLGALPEAVHRVTVLLALPLEAGGPTRFGAVASPFVAVTGLDGTEIATFTLTGLDTESAVAALELYRRQGVWKVRAVGQGYAGGLAALLADQGVGGAAELARSIQEAVARGLARSVAPPPPRTPEGDRVRHAGGPVSSGGGGRPHAVPQPGLPDEPSQPATPVVPATPSAGGPIDYAHPRRQATAPPPPPPEAPPAEPGRPATPVAGDATGWSMDERLYNQIWGMFEDLARATAAYRSAVDFAESRMDQELERALSDPRSRIGGAGDRAREQARAKRDELTGRAREVLDRDLAQLAAEAAVVEPALPAAYAGWDNPVWHAYRVPMEIPMALRIGDLHLPESAGVKIPLLVRLPLERGMWIDSGRTASEAAAMTDSAQLRRLAMESAVLHAARMLAVYPPNEFSVHVIDPAGSAAASLAPLVGAGVLASPPASGPGGVSSVLARLTRRVDLVQMALRAGAADSLPPDLDPAEQLLIVNDFPHGFDDRAVTQLRYLADEGPSVGVHLLMVADREDASAYGPVLDPLWRSLLRVTPVADDHLADPWVGHAWTYEPLRTPPGSRVLEQVLDRVAAARRTGHR; from the coding sequence ATGACGGCCGAGCTGGTCCGGGGGCAGAACCACGCCTTGCCCCAGACCCGTCTGGAGATCCGGGTTTCGGCCGGCGCACCCGTGGTGGCCGGTGCCACGCTCGGGGACGAGCGCGGCACGGTGCACGGCGTCGAGTGGATAGCCCACCCCGGATCGCCGCAGCTGCCGGGCCTCGAGGTGTCCAGGCAGGCAGCGGCCGAGCACCGGCTCGCCGTCGACCTCGGCGCCCTGCCCGAGGCGGTGCACCGCGTCACGGTGCTGCTGGCGCTGCCGCTGGAGGCGGGCGGCCCGACCCGGTTCGGCGCCGTGGCCTCGCCCTTCGTCGCGGTCACCGGACTCGACGGCACGGAGATCGCCACCTTCACCCTGACGGGCCTGGACACCGAGTCCGCGGTCGCAGCCCTGGAGCTCTACCGCAGACAGGGGGTCTGGAAGGTGCGCGCGGTCGGCCAGGGCTACGCGGGCGGTCTCGCCGCGCTGCTCGCCGACCAAGGCGTGGGCGGGGCGGCCGAACTGGCGCGCTCGATCCAGGAAGCGGTCGCCCGCGGTCTGGCCCGCTCGGTGGCCCCGCCCCCGCCCCGCACCCCCGAGGGCGACCGGGTCAGGCACGCCGGGGGTCCGGTGTCGTCCGGGGGCGGCGGCCGGCCCCACGCCGTCCCGCAGCCCGGCCTCCCGGACGAGCCCTCCCAGCCGGCCACCCCGGTTGTACCCGCCACCCCCTCCGCAGGGGGCCCCATCGACTACGCCCACCCGCGTCGCCAGGCCACGGCCCCTCCACCGCCCCCGCCCGAGGCACCACCGGCAGAGCCCGGCAGGCCCGCGACGCCCGTGGCCGGGGACGCGACCGGCTGGTCCATGGACGAGCGCCTCTACAACCAGATCTGGGGCATGTTCGAGGACCTGGCCCGGGCCACGGCCGCGTACCGCAGCGCCGTCGACTTCGCCGAGTCCCGGATGGACCAGGAGCTGGAGCGGGCCCTGTCCGATCCGCGCAGCCGGATCGGCGGTGCGGGCGACCGGGCCCGCGAGCAGGCCCGCGCCAAGCGCGACGAGCTGACCGGCCGGGCCCGCGAGGTACTGGACCGCGACCTCGCCCAGCTCGCCGCCGAGGCCGCCGTGGTGGAGCCCGCGCTCCCCGCCGCGTACGCGGGCTGGGACAACCCTGTCTGGCACGCCTACCGCGTTCCGATGGAGATCCCCATGGCTCTGCGGATCGGTGACCTCCACCTGCCGGAGAGCGCCGGGGTGAAGATTCCGCTGCTTGTCCGGCTGCCGCTGGAGCGCGGCATGTGGATCGACAGCGGGCGCACGGCGTCCGAGGCCGCCGCGATGACCGATTCGGCCCAGCTGCGCCGGCTGGCCATGGAGAGCGCCGTACTGCACGCGGCACGGATGCTCGCCGTCTATCCGCCGAACGAGTTCTCGGTCCACGTCATCGACCCGGCAGGTTCCGCCGCCGCGTCCCTGGCCCCGCTGGTCGGTGCCGGGGTGCTCGCGAGCCCGCCCGCGTCCGGGCCCGGGGGAGTGTCCTCGGTCCTCGCCCGGCTCACCCGACGCGTCGACCTGGTGCAGATGGCGCTCAGGGCGGGGGCCGCGGACTCGCTGCCGCCCGACCTGGACCCGGCCGAGCAGCTGCTGATCGTCAACGACTTCCCGCACGGCTTCGACGACCGTGCCGTCACCCAGCTGCGCTATCTCGCCGACGAGGGGCCCTCCGTCGGGGTGCACCTCCTGATGGTCGCGGACCGGGAGGACGCCTCGGCGTACGGTCCGGTGCTCGACCCGCTGTGGCGTTCCCTGCTCCGCGTCACCCCGGTCGCCGACGACCATCTGGCCGACCCCTGGGTCGGTCACGCATGGACGTACGAGCCGCTCAGGACCCCGCCCGGCAGCCGCGTCCTGGAACAGGTGCTGGACCGGGTGGCCGCCGCGCGCCGCACCGGGCACCGCTGA
- a CDS encoding TerD family protein → MTVNMTKGQAISLQKSDGGVLTAVRMGLGWQAAPRRGLFGSRTREIDLDASAVLFADKQAVDVVYFNQLVSKDGSLRHTGDNLVGGVGAGGDDEAILVDLQRVPVHIDQIVFTVNSFTGQTFQEVQNAFCRIVDETNGQELARYTLNGGGQYTAQIMAKVHRSGSGWQMTAIGNPANGRTFQDLLPAILPHL, encoded by the coding sequence GTGACGGTCAATATGACCAAGGGTCAGGCCATCAGCCTGCAGAAGAGCGACGGGGGGGTCCTGACCGCGGTACGGATGGGGCTCGGCTGGCAGGCGGCTCCGCGCCGCGGTCTGTTCGGCTCGCGCACTCGGGAGATCGATCTGGACGCCTCGGCGGTCCTGTTCGCCGACAAGCAGGCGGTCGACGTCGTCTACTTCAACCAACTCGTCAGCAAAGACGGTTCGCTCAGGCACACCGGGGACAACCTGGTCGGCGGCGTCGGCGCGGGCGGCGACGACGAGGCGATCCTGGTCGACCTCCAGCGGGTGCCGGTCCACATCGACCAGATCGTCTTCACGGTGAACTCCTTCACCGGCCAGACGTTCCAGGAGGTGCAGAACGCCTTCTGCCGCATCGTGGACGAGACCAACGGCCAGGAGCTTGCCCGCTACACGCTGAACGGCGGCGGGCAGTACACCGCCCAGATCATGGCGAAGGTGCACCGTTCGGGGAGCGGGTGGCAGATGACCGCCATCGGCAACCCGGCCAACGGCCGCACCTTCCAGGACCTCCTCCCGGCGATCCTGCCGCACCTGTAG
- a CDS encoding maleylpyruvate isomerase family mycothiol-dependent enzyme, with translation MTDHVHDLAALREATDRLLSATEKLDDAALAEPSRLPGWSRGHVVAHLSRNADALVNVLQGRPMYADSETRDRDIERDAPRPQAEQLADLAASAAGFMDAAAAPADWSRTVAMRNGVTDSASRIPFRRRGEVELHHVDLGIGYELEDLPDEFTAREIDFLAERFAGHPAVVPTGLADDTGRTWTTGGGAEGGSVAVRGTASELLGWLSGRRDGSALTVEGGTLPALPPL, from the coding sequence ATGACTGATCATGTGCACGACCTGGCCGCACTGCGTGAAGCGACCGACCGACTGCTCAGCGCCACGGAGAAACTGGACGACGCGGCACTTGCCGAACCGTCGCGCCTCCCGGGCTGGAGCCGGGGTCATGTCGTCGCGCACCTCTCACGTAACGCCGACGCGCTCGTAAATGTTCTCCAGGGCCGGCCCATGTACGCAGACAGCGAAACCCGCGACCGCGACATCGAGCGCGACGCGCCCCGGCCACAGGCCGAGCAGCTCGCCGACCTGGCCGCGAGCGCGGCCGGCTTCATGGACGCCGCCGCGGCCCCGGCCGACTGGTCACGCACCGTCGCGATGCGCAACGGCGTGACGGACTCCGCGTCCCGGATCCCCTTCCGCCGCCGCGGCGAGGTCGAGCTGCACCACGTCGACCTGGGGATCGGCTACGAGCTGGAGGACCTGCCGGACGAGTTCACCGCCCGGGAGATCGACTTCCTGGCCGAGCGCTTCGCCGGGCACCCGGCGGTCGTCCCGACGGGCTTGGCCGACGACACGGGTCGCACCTGGACGACCGGCGGCGGCGCGGAGGGCGGGTCCGTCGCGGTCCGCGGTACGGCGTCCGAGCTGCTCGGCTGGCTCAGCGGGCGGCGCGACGGGTCCGCCCTGACCGTCGAGGGCGGAACCCTTCCCGCGCTGCCCCCGCTATAG